In one window of Meiothermus sp. DNA:
- a CDS encoding phage holin family protein, with translation MRDLLLRLVLNTLALWIVTQLYGGIYFARGSGLGDYLLAGLIFGLANALLKPILLLLTLPFNILTLGLFTLVVNAVILLVVASLTPLDVRGFGGALIGALLLSVISFGLNLLIGPSDRRRAG, from the coding sequence ATGCGCGACCTTCTGCTGCGGTTGGTGCTCAATACCCTGGCCTTATGGATCGTGACCCAACTCTATGGGGGCATTTATTTTGCCAGAGGAAGCGGTCTGGGGGATTATCTGCTGGCTGGGCTGATTTTTGGCCTAGCCAACGCCCTGCTCAAACCCATTCTGCTGCTACTTACCCTGCCGTTCAACATTCTGACCCTGGGTTTATTTACCCTGGTCGTTAACGCGGTAATTTTGTTGGTTGTGGCCAGTCTGACCCCGCTGGATGTGCGTGGGTTTGGCGGCGCGCTGATTGGAGCCCTCCTGCTCTCGGTTATCAGCTTTGGGCTCAACTTGCTCATTGGCCCCTCCGATCGGCGCAGGGCAGGGTGA
- a CDS encoding enolase C-terminal domain-like protein yields the protein MPSIKRITPRPFRLPLRGTLRWGRASELAALEHVLLEIELSDGSVGRAEIPPRPTIYGETLGTILAALDYLSPQLVGLEVEDTEAIQQVLNNFPSNLTAKAGLDIALWEAWAQSEGQTLWQVFEPHHPRVQVSYILGIADEAEMLADARAVYQAGVRVLKVKVGRDLEGDLARIAALKWHFPDAALYADANETLSPQEAEGYLQKWAEAGLLYVEEPLPIAEVLARKRLHKAAILPIIADDSAFTLRDLWREAQLDTYDILNLKPARTGYTQTLQMLALNRAESKKAMVGSQALSSFGAYQTALMAFQEGVTEPCELAFHLKAEGGFCSFPPLKDGWLYWEDLAQCRFDPQAFEPYTLN from the coding sequence ATGCCTAGCATCAAGCGCATTACACCCCGTCCGTTCCGGCTGCCCCTCAGGGGTACGCTGCGCTGGGGACGGGCCTCGGAGCTTGCCGCCCTGGAGCACGTGCTGCTCGAGATCGAGCTTTCCGACGGCTCGGTAGGCCGCGCCGAGATTCCCCCCCGCCCCACCATCTACGGCGAGACCTTGGGAACCATCCTGGCTGCACTGGACTATCTTTCCCCGCAGTTGGTGGGCCTCGAGGTCGAGGATACCGAGGCCATCCAGCAGGTGCTGAACAACTTTCCCAGCAACCTCACTGCCAAAGCGGGGCTGGACATCGCCTTGTGGGAGGCTTGGGCCCAGAGCGAAGGGCAGACCCTCTGGCAGGTCTTTGAGCCCCACCACCCCCGGGTACAGGTCAGCTACATCCTGGGGATCGCCGACGAGGCCGAGATGCTGGCCGATGCAAGGGCGGTCTACCAGGCCGGGGTACGGGTGCTTAAGGTGAAGGTAGGCCGGGATCTGGAGGGCGACCTAGCCCGCATAGCCGCTCTCAAATGGCATTTCCCAGACGCAGCCCTTTATGCCGATGCCAACGAGACCCTCTCCCCCCAGGAGGCCGAGGGATACTTGCAAAAGTGGGCCGAGGCCGGGCTTCTGTACGTAGAAGAACCTCTGCCCATCGCCGAGGTGCTGGCCCGCAAGCGCCTGCACAAAGCGGCCATTCTGCCCATTATCGCCGACGACTCGGCCTTTACCCTGCGCGACCTGTGGCGCGAGGCCCAGCTCGATACCTACGACATTCTGAACCTCAAACCGGCCCGCACCGGCTACACCCAGACCCTGCAGATGCTGGCCCTAAACCGCGCCGAGAGCAAGAAAGCCATGGTGGGGTCGCAGGCTTTGTCCAGCTTTGGGGCCTATCAGACCGCGCTGATGGCCTTCCAGGAAGGGGTGACGGAGCCCTGTGAGCTGGCTTTTCACCTCAAAGCCGAAGGCGGATTTTGCAGCTTCCCTCCGCTCAAGGACGGGTGGCTATACTGGGAAGACCTAGCCCAGTGCCGCTTCGACCCCCAGGCTTTTGAGCCCTACACCCTGAACTAG
- a CDS encoding nucleotidyltransferase domain-containing protein: MTPILLPERIVQVLRVICPILNDGQVEWAVSGSLALALHGLPVVPKDIDLQTDRVGAEQVARLLVEYLVYPPGMHLGVRLVRSYLAQFKIHDIVVETMGNLEFQSPDGRWKPAPDFRHKRTTVDYLGLCIPVVSLEFLLAFYAQLQRPGRVALIEARLKTTAGEG, from the coding sequence ATGACCCCCATCCTGCTACCCGAACGGATTGTTCAGGTGTTGCGGGTGATCTGCCCCATCCTGAATGATGGCCAGGTGGAATGGGCGGTGAGCGGCAGTCTGGCCCTGGCGCTGCACGGGTTACCGGTAGTACCCAAGGACATCGACCTCCAAACCGACCGCGTGGGGGCCGAGCAGGTGGCCCGGTTGCTGGTGGAGTACCTGGTCTATCCCCCCGGAATGCACCTGGGGGTTCGGCTGGTGCGCTCGTATCTGGCCCAGTTTAAGATTCATGACATCGTGGTCGAGACCATGGGCAACCTAGAATTCCAAAGCCCCGATGGGCGCTGGAAGCCTGCCCCCGACTTCCGGCATAAAAGAACAACGGTGGATTACCTGGGCCTTTGTATCCCGGTGGTTTCGCTGGAATTCTTGCTGGCTTTCTACGCCCAGCTCCAGCGCCCGGGCCGGGTAGCCCTCATTGAGGCCAGACTCAAAACCACAGCGGGGGAGGGCTAG
- the pyrE gene encoding orotate phosphoribosyltransferase: MDVLSLYKETGALLEGHFLLRSGRHSPKFLQSTTLLQHPLYAEAVGQALGELFDDLDIQFVIGPAMGGVILAFVTAKALGVRALFAEKDGQGGMQVREGLTIHPGERFLAVEDVVTTGGSVQKAIQAAESKGAHCVAVGAIVDRSAGRAEFSVPYRSLVQLDFPTYAPEACPLCQRGERLQEV, translated from the coding sequence GTGGACGTTCTGAGCCTCTATAAAGAAACCGGCGCCCTGTTGGAGGGGCATTTTTTACTGCGCTCAGGCCGGCACTCGCCTAAGTTTCTGCAGTCCACCACCCTGTTACAACATCCCCTTTACGCAGAGGCCGTGGGGCAAGCGCTGGGGGAGCTGTTCGACGATTTGGATATTCAGTTTGTTATCGGCCCGGCCATGGGGGGTGTCATCCTTGCCTTTGTGACCGCCAAGGCCCTGGGTGTGCGGGCCCTCTTTGCCGAAAAGGACGGCCAGGGGGGCATGCAGGTGCGCGAGGGCCTCACCATTCACCCGGGTGAGCGATTTCTGGCCGTGGAGGACGTGGTTACCACCGGAGGCTCGGTGCAGAAGGCCATCCAGGCCGCCGAGTCTAAAGGGGCCCACTGCGTGGCGGTGGGGGCCATCGTGGACCGAAGCGCAGGCCGGGCCGAGTTTAGCGTGCCCTACCGCTCGCTGGTACAGCTCGACTTTCCGACCTACGCCCCCGAGGCCTGCCCGCTGTGCCAACGGGGAGAGCGCTTACAGGAAGTCTAG
- a CDS encoding GGDEF domain-containing phosphodiesterase, which yields MNEVSWKLFAPLSIEGATLLIEHQDLPSGMAVRLGGVGGVVLKPQEAQELLLNLLTGESWVSSRLVWAAPRLHIGQKGYNLSERAKLALIEALQSLLVESQGVAVNPMPKETWQRSLLEITQQRFTSVEEALPKLGEVLISLGFKGICLWLRDSNERTLKLVGQYPEASPPEDLLPERHAVYFQVLERNLLIAADDARQDARMTELRDILVSRGLGAVLQVVFHGESGLRGVMWIESIQPRKWSNADETLALALAQVIERILRPLKDDLKIQTPERKSLAVKRSEFELNLAQALSLAQRHGRSLALMRIRIEGMNKAQTEQAAREIAYTLRQSDSLAYLGDQGFALLLSEVRWTAGASRVAHRLLGRLRAALSGLKVGIGIAMFPQDATSVEGLWNQAEQACQKALETGGGIRLLTPGATELQEALSQDGLTLHFQPVFNLSDLELVAVEALARWPKPKGLHQAGEFLPLAEQVGLMSAQDRWALDKVLDQAALWKPSGVNARFSVNISSETLIDPNFPTVLQEMFSAKRLPTDIIILELREEAILSDLETASRSLEILKHLGVSIALDNFGTNPLPLTQLKRLPLDWIKLNPALSASENAPLAKAAIDMVHAVGTKAVAKGLEEQSQLTRMKELGADYGQGHILGWPVPAEDLGALLVWGIGT from the coding sequence GTGAACGAGGTTAGTTGGAAGCTATTTGCGCCGCTCTCAATTGAAGGGGCTACGCTCTTGATCGAACATCAGGATTTGCCTTCCGGCATGGCCGTACGCCTGGGGGGGGTCGGGGGCGTGGTGCTCAAACCTCAGGAAGCCCAGGAACTCTTGCTCAACCTGCTCACCGGCGAATCCTGGGTGAGCAGTCGCCTGGTCTGGGCGGCCCCTCGGCTGCACATCGGGCAAAAAGGCTACAACCTGAGCGAACGGGCCAAGCTGGCCCTGATCGAAGCGCTACAGTCGCTATTGGTGGAATCCCAGGGCGTAGCGGTCAACCCCATGCCCAAGGAAACCTGGCAGCGCTCGCTCCTGGAAATCACCCAGCAACGCTTTACCAGCGTGGAGGAAGCCCTGCCCAAGCTGGGGGAGGTTCTGATTTCCCTGGGCTTCAAGGGCATCTGTTTGTGGCTACGCGACAGCAACGAACGCACCCTTAAACTGGTCGGGCAGTACCCCGAAGCCTCCCCACCCGAAGATCTCCTGCCCGAGCGACACGCCGTATATTTCCAGGTGTTGGAGCGCAACCTGCTCATTGCCGCTGACGATGCCCGCCAGGACGCCCGCATGACCGAACTGCGTGACATCCTGGTAAGCCGGGGTCTGGGCGCGGTCTTGCAGGTGGTCTTCCACGGCGAAAGTGGTCTGCGTGGGGTCATGTGGATCGAAAGCATCCAGCCCCGCAAATGGAGCAACGCCGATGAGACCCTGGCCCTGGCCCTGGCTCAGGTCATCGAGCGCATACTGCGCCCCCTTAAAGACGACCTCAAAATCCAGACCCCTGAGCGCAAGTCGCTGGCGGTTAAGCGCAGCGAGTTTGAACTCAACCTGGCCCAAGCCCTCTCGCTGGCCCAGCGGCACGGGCGCTCACTGGCCCTTATGCGCATCCGAATCGAGGGCATGAACAAGGCCCAGACCGAGCAGGCCGCCCGCGAAATTGCCTATACCCTGCGCCAGAGCGACTCACTCGCGTACCTGGGCGACCAGGGTTTTGCCCTGCTGCTTTCCGAGGTGCGCTGGACGGCGGGGGCCAGCCGGGTGGCCCATCGCTTGCTGGGCCGCCTGCGGGCCGCACTGTCAGGCCTGAAGGTGGGCATTGGCATCGCCATGTTTCCCCAGGACGCCACCTCGGTGGAGGGGCTGTGGAATCAAGCCGAACAAGCCTGCCAGAAGGCCCTCGAGACCGGCGGCGGCATCCGCCTCCTGACCCCCGGCGCCACCGAGCTACAAGAGGCCCTCTCGCAAGACGGCCTGACCCTGCACTTCCAGCCGGTTTTCAACCTGAGCGACCTCGAGCTCGTAGCCGTGGAGGCCCTGGCCCGCTGGCCCAAACCCAAGGGGCTGCACCAGGCCGGCGAGTTTCTGCCCCTGGCCGAGCAGGTCGGTCTGATGAGCGCCCAGGATCGCTGGGCCCTCGACAAGGTGCTCGACCAGGCCGCCCTCTGGAAGCCCTCCGGGGTCAACGCCCGCTTCAGCGTGAACATCTCCTCTGAAACCCTGATAGACCCCAACTTCCCCACCGTGTTACAGGAGATGTTCTCAGCTAAGCGCCTGCCCACCGACATCATCATCCTCGAGCTGCGTGAGGAGGCCATTCTGAGCGACCTCGAGACCGCCAGCCGCAGCCTCGAGATCCTCAAGCACCTGGGGGTCTCTATCGCCCTCGACAACTTTGGCACCAACCCCCTCCCGCTCACCCAGCTCAAACGCCTGCCGCTGGACTGGATCAAGCTCAACCCGGCCTTATCGGCCTCGGAAAACGCCCCGCTGGCTAAAGCGGCCATTGACATGGTGCACGCTGTCGGCACTAAAGCAGTCGCTAAGGGCTTAGAAGAGCAGTCCCAGCTCACCCGCATGAAGGAGCTCGGCGCCGACTACGGCCAGGGCCATATCCTGGGCTGGCCCGTCCCCGCCGAGGATCTGGGGGCCCTGCTGGTGTGGGGCATTGGTACCTGA
- a CDS encoding GNAT family N-acetyltransferase, with translation MNRPVAQTHLSQLAELLCWMDEAPERRSLAPEARTPEGLWWEVMAGEDEKAWVWLEAGRVQGYGALVPFWDGVALEGPIIRAGDGKALLEHLVKKARQEGYPTLYAFPEARNRYARDLLEQVGFSAEHTTYFFAIGRTDLSYPVPPGYKIELAEPCDPQVYRDLYSRADDGWSLRLHWTDEELRQHFLGAEVELFMAYAEQGQAPVGMAELELDDTQAEIAYIGVVPEARGKGLGRALLGAAAEWAFSNPQIQSLQVRAHDHEKAAQALYKRLGFRQTSAVVTYALELY, from the coding sequence ATGAACCGGCCCGTAGCGCAAACCCACCTTTCCCAGCTTGCCGAGCTGCTTTGCTGGATGGATGAAGCTCCGGAGCGCCGCTCGTTAGCGCCCGAGGCGCGTACCCCTGAAGGCTTGTGGTGGGAAGTAATGGCCGGAGAGGATGAAAAGGCCTGGGTCTGGCTCGAGGCGGGCCGGGTGCAGGGGTATGGGGCCCTGGTGCCCTTCTGGGACGGGGTGGCCCTCGAGGGCCCCATCATCCGTGCGGGCGATGGCAAAGCCCTTCTGGAGCACCTGGTCAAAAAAGCCCGCCAGGAGGGGTATCCCACCCTGTATGCTTTCCCCGAGGCCCGCAACCGCTACGCTCGAGACCTGCTGGAACAGGTGGGCTTTTCTGCCGAGCACACCACCTACTTCTTCGCCATAGGCCGCACCGATCTGTCGTATCCGGTGCCTCCCGGCTACAAGATTGAGCTGGCCGAACCCTGCGACCCCCAGGTCTACCGCGACCTCTACAGCCGGGCCGACGATGGCTGGAGCCTGCGCCTGCACTGGACCGACGAAGAGCTGCGCCAGCACTTCCTGGGCGCGGAAGTGGAGCTCTTCATGGCCTACGCCGAACAGGGCCAGGCACCGGTGGGCATGGCCGAGCTCGAGCTCGACGACACCCAGGCCGAGATTGCCTACATTGGGGTGGTGCCGGAGGCCCGGGGGAAAGGGCTGGGCCGGGCGCTTTTAGGTGCTGCCGCCGAGTGGGCGTTTAGCAACCCGCAAATCCAGAGCTTGCAGGTGCGCGCCCACGACCACGAGAAAGCCGCCCAGGCCCTCTACAAACGCCTGGGGTTCAGGCAAACCAGTGCGGTCGTCACCTATGCCCTGGAACTCTACTAG
- the rapZ gene encoding RNase adapter RapZ produces MRFVVLSGQSGAGLTSARMALEDLGYFSVDNLPPQLWGDLLKTVEARGIHKVVVVLDIRARDLLGEVETVLSQLKPFIIYLEAKSDILLKRYNLSRRLHPLGMGNLLREIDEERLALAPLRDRADLVIDTSERTPRQLKEALEAALGEEESFLLRIFSFGFKWGPPQDADLVLDVRSLPNPHYDPVLKSRPGTDLEVAAYVFADKKNEPFYRSLLATIGLSADGARQSGRAAYTVAIGCTGGQHRSVAVAERLAQELSGRFRVELEHRDLEKAMFA; encoded by the coding sequence ATGAGGTTTGTGGTGCTAAGTGGGCAAAGCGGTGCAGGCCTGACCTCGGCCCGGATGGCCCTGGAAGACCTGGGCTATTTTTCGGTGGATAATCTGCCGCCCCAGCTCTGGGGGGACCTGCTCAAAACTGTAGAGGCTCGAGGCATCCACAAGGTGGTGGTGGTGCTGGACATCCGGGCCCGCGACCTGCTGGGTGAGGTAGAAACAGTACTGAGCCAGCTCAAGCCCTTTATTATCTACCTCGAGGCCAAGTCGGACATCCTGCTCAAGCGCTACAACCTTTCGCGCCGTCTCCACCCCCTGGGTATGGGCAACCTGCTGCGCGAAATTGATGAAGAGCGCCTGGCCCTGGCCCCCCTGCGCGACCGGGCCGACCTGGTGATCGACACCTCCGAGCGCACCCCCCGCCAGCTCAAAGAGGCCCTCGAGGCTGCTCTGGGCGAAGAAGAAAGCTTTCTGCTGCGGATTTTCTCCTTCGGCTTCAAGTGGGGCCCCCCGCAGGACGCCGACCTGGTGCTGGATGTGCGCTCCCTGCCCAACCCGCACTACGACCCGGTGCTCAAATCGCGTCCCGGTACCGATCTCGAGGTAGCCGCTTATGTCTTCGCCGATAAAAAGAACGAGCCCTTCTACCGTTCATTGCTGGCTACCATTGGGCTTTCGGCGGATGGTGCGCGCCAGAGCGGGCGGGCCGCTTACACGGTGGCCATCGGTTGTACAGGGGGCCAGCACCGCAGTGTGGCGGTCGCCGAACGGCTGGCCCAGGAACTCTCCGGGCGCTTTCGAGTGGAGCTAGAGCACCGTGACCTGGAAAAAGCCATGTTTGCCTGA
- the rlmN gene encoding 23S rRNA (adenine(2503)-C(2))-methyltransferase RlmN: MALQDKTSLLSLPIEALPGEGYRRQQLAGWLYDKGARQWDEMTDLPRALRSEWAERFRISEFAEVMPYPSQDGSVKYLYTLLDGQKTEAVYMPYQNRKTLCISSMVGCPAGCTFCATGRMGFGRNLTAAEIVDQILFTAHHQGHAPREIRNVVLMGMGEPLLNVDNVFAAIGRMLHPQGLAMSPRRITLSTVGIPRGIYKLAESGLGVRLALSLHAPDDETRQQIIPTAHRYRIAEIMDAVRHYYAQTGRRVTLEYTLLRGVNDHDWQARALGGLFKGLSVHMNLIPWNPWEGAPHQGTPKAQILKFAATLEQQGIPTSVRWSRGRDVGAACGQLTLQQPA; the protein is encoded by the coding sequence ATGGCACTGCAAGACAAAACCTCGCTGCTTTCCCTGCCCATCGAGGCGCTTCCGGGCGAGGGCTACCGCCGACAGCAACTAGCGGGCTGGCTCTACGATAAAGGTGCCCGCCAGTGGGACGAGATGACCGACCTGCCCCGGGCCCTCCGCAGCGAGTGGGCCGAGCGCTTCCGCATCTCGGAGTTTGCCGAGGTAATGCCCTACCCAAGCCAGGACGGCTCGGTAAAGTACCTTTATACCCTGCTCGACGGTCAGAAAACCGAGGCCGTCTATATGCCCTACCAAAACCGCAAGACCCTCTGCATTTCCAGCATGGTGGGCTGCCCGGCAGGCTGCACCTTCTGCGCGACCGGCAGGATGGGCTTTGGGCGCAACCTTACGGCGGCGGAGATCGTGGACCAGATTTTGTTCACCGCTCACCACCAGGGCCACGCCCCCCGCGAAATTCGCAATGTGGTGCTGATGGGCATGGGCGAGCCGCTTCTGAACGTGGATAACGTGTTTGCCGCCATCGGGCGAATGCTGCACCCCCAGGGGCTGGCCATGAGCCCGCGCCGCATTACCCTTTCCACCGTGGGGATTCCGCGGGGTATCTACAAACTGGCCGAGTCGGGGCTGGGGGTGCGCCTGGCCCTATCGCTCCACGCCCCCGACGACGAAACCCGTCAGCAGATCATCCCCACCGCACACCGCTACCGCATCGCCGAAATTATGGACGCCGTGCGGCACTACTACGCCCAGACCGGCCGACGGGTCACGCTGGAATACACCCTGCTGCGGGGCGTCAACGACCACGACTGGCAGGCCCGTGCGCTGGGGGGGCTCTTCAAAGGCCTCAGCGTACACATGAACCTGATTCCCTGGAACCCCTGGGAGGGCGCCCCCCACCAGGGCACCCCCAAAGCGCAGATTCTCAAGTTTGCGGCTACCTTGGAGCAGCAGGGCATCCCTACCTCGGTGCGCTGGAGCCGGGGGCGGGATGTAGGAGCCGCCTGTGGGCAACTCACCCTGCAACAACCTGCCTGA
- a CDS encoding diacylglycerol kinase family protein: MSGFTTFVINPAAGRGRVGQMLRRLETAIRQHARSSDIEITITQAPGHGIEVARSAPAGSRVVAVGGDGTVHEVVRGIAGSDKALGVVPIGSGNDFARMVGLHRLGLEAALQTALHGGIHTIDLGLVNNQPYGASLGIGFDAAVARKALSAPTFLRGMPRYLYSIFGVLKELELPTLELIQNGQTVYQGPSLLVALMNASTYGGGIPIVPDAVPTDGLISAAVAGEFSRLGVVGILPRLILGRHVHHPRLHFFRGAEFTARFDRPVPAHSDGELIEPATEYRVHMVPGGLKVIQP, translated from the coding sequence ATGAGCGGTTTCACTACCTTCGTCATCAACCCGGCGGCAGGGCGTGGGCGGGTGGGCCAGATGTTGCGGCGGCTCGAGACCGCCATTCGCCAGCACGCCCGGTCTTCCGACATAGAAATCACCATCACCCAGGCCCCAGGACACGGCATCGAGGTAGCCCGCAGCGCCCCTGCAGGCAGCCGGGTGGTTGCGGTGGGGGGCGACGGAACCGTGCACGAGGTGGTGCGTGGAATTGCTGGCTCGGACAAGGCCCTGGGGGTTGTGCCCATCGGCAGCGGCAACGACTTCGCCCGCATGGTGGGCCTGCACCGGCTGGGCCTGGAGGCCGCCCTGCAGACCGCCCTGCATGGGGGTATCCATACCATAGACCTGGGCCTGGTCAACAACCAGCCCTATGGGGCCAGCTTAGGCATTGGCTTCGATGCGGCGGTGGCCCGCAAGGCCCTCTCGGCCCCTACCTTTCTGCGAGGAATGCCCCGCTATTTGTACTCTATTTTTGGTGTGCTCAAGGAACTGGAGCTGCCCACCCTCGAGCTCATCCAAAACGGCCAGACCGTCTATCAGGGCCCTAGCTTGCTGGTAGCCCTGATGAACGCCTCGACCTATGGGGGAGGTATTCCCATCGTGCCCGACGCCGTACCCACAGACGGCCTCATTTCGGCGGCGGTAGCCGGCGAGTTCAGCCGCCTGGGGGTGGTGGGGATTCTGCCCCGGCTCATTCTGGGACGACACGTGCACCACCCCCGGCTGCACTTCTTCCGGGGTGCCGAGTTCACGGCCCGCTTCGACCGTCCCGTCCCCGCCCATTCCGACGGCGAGCTTATTGAACCTGCCACCGAGTACCGCGTACACATGGTTCCGGGGGGCTTGAAGGTAATCCAGCCGTAA
- the yvcK gene encoding gluconeogenesis factor YvcK family protein, whose product MIWNKAKRPNLRTLTQGLRTNPADDRFLSTLRWLLPGMRVKRYALLAALGMLCMFTGVVHLSWQTSFLPWFLQTTRWAGYFSIPLWISGGLWLLGGLILFLTGLRWMNRSMLSAITDPGSVSKQVYIRRKLEAGPRIVALGGGTGLSRVLRGLKMETANITAVVAVTDDGGSTGRLRVSFGVPAVGDLVDCLAALSDTEGLPELMEYRFQRGDELKGHTFGNLMLVSLSELNNDFAKAMRQANQVLRLRGAVWPATFETARLWAEREDGTRVQGETALREKSGRIRKVGLAPIGVAAMPEAVHALRKADMIVLGPGSLYSSVIPSFLPRGIQVAIQQSPARLVYIVNIMSERGETEGMDAHDHFQAVVQHLGRQPNVVLVNNARIPENLLKRYRAEGQTPVRFNPKRFEGLGVQIVAEDFLEPGFAQHDPTRLVKALLSLR is encoded by the coding sequence ATGATCTGGAACAAAGCCAAACGCCCCAACCTGCGTACGCTTACCCAGGGTCTGCGAACCAACCCTGCCGATGACCGTTTCCTCAGTACCCTGCGCTGGCTACTGCCGGGCATGCGGGTCAAGCGGTATGCGTTGCTGGCCGCCCTGGGGATGTTGTGTATGTTCACAGGGGTGGTGCATCTCTCCTGGCAAACCTCGTTCTTGCCCTGGTTTTTGCAAACTACGCGTTGGGCTGGTTACTTTTCCATCCCACTATGGATCTCGGGCGGCCTGTGGCTGTTGGGTGGCCTGATTCTGTTCTTGACCGGTCTGCGCTGGATGAACCGCAGCATGCTCTCGGCCATTACCGACCCCGGCTCGGTCTCCAAGCAGGTCTACATCCGCAGGAAGCTCGAGGCGGGCCCCCGCATCGTGGCCCTGGGCGGTGGAACGGGGCTTTCACGGGTGTTACGCGGCCTCAAGATGGAAACCGCCAACATTACCGCGGTGGTTGCTGTCACCGACGACGGAGGGTCTACCGGCCGCCTGCGGGTTTCGTTTGGGGTGCCGGCGGTAGGCGACCTGGTCGACTGTCTGGCGGCCCTTTCCGACACCGAAGGGCTACCCGAATTGATGGAGTACCGTTTCCAACGTGGCGATGAACTCAAGGGCCACACCTTCGGCAACCTGATGCTGGTCTCGCTCTCCGAACTCAACAACGACTTTGCCAAGGCCATGCGCCAGGCCAACCAGGTGCTAAGACTCCGCGGAGCGGTCTGGCCCGCTACCTTCGAGACCGCCCGGCTCTGGGCCGAGCGCGAAGATGGCACCCGGGTCCAAGGGGAAACTGCTCTGCGCGAAAAATCCGGCCGCATCCGCAAGGTTGGGCTGGCCCCCATCGGGGTAGCGGCCATGCCCGAAGCTGTCCATGCCCTGCGAAAAGCCGATATGATTGTGCTGGGGCCGGGCAGCCTTTATTCCAGCGTCATTCCTAGCTTTTTGCCCAGGGGCATCCAGGTCGCCATCCAGCAGTCCCCGGCCAGGCTGGTTTACATTGTCAACATCATGAGCGAGCGGGGCGAGACCGAAGGCATGGATGCCCACGACCATTTTCAGGCCGTAGTGCAACACCTGGGCCGCCAACCCAACGTGGTGCTGGTTAACAACGCCCGCATTCCCGAGAACCTGCTCAAGCGCTACCGGGCCGAGGGCCAGACGCCGGTACGCTTCAACCCCAAGCGCTTCGAGGGCCTAGGGGTGCAGATTGTGGCCGAAGACTTTTTGGAGCCCGGCTTTGCCCAGCACGACCCCACTCGTCTGGTCAAGGCCCTGTTGTCCTTACGGTAG
- a CDS encoding glucodextranase DOMON-like domain-containing protein: MIPLLFSDPVGDDYGLGYVYPRTALFAEAGFADLTGFEALRNGDKVVLRVRLHRYPNPSNAPHGFSLATIGIYIHTDAGGNEELPGAGFKTPAGQGWNRAYLLTGWKAEEYQPGGTVQAVPVVKNGDWLELSPNLPPGDYGYYVAVGLYDPFTPWHFRPVRPGGGTWTIDGPAGAPAAVDVLSQSQIQAYQRGVLPPVRAIQNRIPWAVLSAAMGVLFILLAFRFPRR; this comes from the coding sequence ATGATCCCTCTTCTCTTCTCCGATCCGGTAGGCGACGACTACGGCCTGGGCTATGTCTACCCGCGTACAGCACTCTTTGCTGAAGCCGGTTTTGCCGACCTGACCGGTTTTGAAGCCCTTCGCAATGGGGATAAGGTGGTTCTACGGGTCAGGCTCCACCGCTATCCCAATCCCAGCAACGCCCCTCATGGTTTTTCTCTGGCTACCATTGGAATATACATTCACACCGATGCGGGCGGCAACGAAGAGCTCCCTGGCGCAGGCTTCAAAACCCCCGCCGGACAAGGTTGGAACCGGGCCTACCTGCTCACCGGTTGGAAGGCCGAAGAGTACCAACCAGGTGGAACCGTGCAGGCCGTACCGGTTGTTAAGAATGGCGATTGGCTCGAGCTCTCCCCCAATCTGCCTCCAGGGGACTATGGCTACTACGTAGCAGTGGGACTCTACGACCCCTTCACCCCCTGGCACTTTCGCCCGGTCCGCCCCGGAGGGGGCACATGGACAATCGATGGCCCGGCAGGTGCGCCCGCCGCCGTGGATGTGCTCTCGCAAAGCCAGATCCAGGCTTATCAACGTGGCGTCTTACCGCCCGTGCGTGCTATCCAGAACCGCATTCCCTGGGCCGTTCTGAGCGCTGCAATGGGGGTGCTTTTTATTTTGCTGGCCTTTCGCTTCCCACGAAGATGA
- a CDS encoding FKBP-type peptidyl-prolyl cis-trans isomerase: protein MNRNFILIAVAVLALLGVGAYLLLGQRSGGQASVGNGTLCTNQPPAATGLSNEGITALRIEDLKEGSGPQAITSNTVRMQYIGRLVDGKQFDTSCQPGRTPFEFTLGAGQVIPGWDSGIVGMRVGGQRRLIIPANLAYGDRSPSPDIPPNSALIFDVELLEIK from the coding sequence ATGAACCGAAACTTCATTCTTATTGCCGTTGCAGTGCTGGCCCTGCTGGGTGTGGGTGCGTATCTGCTTTTGGGGCAACGCTCCGGTGGTCAGGCCAGCGTGGGCAACGGCACCCTATGCACCAACCAGCCCCCTGCCGCCACCGGCCTCTCCAACGAGGGCATTACCGCCCTGCGCATCGAAGACCTCAAGGAAGGCAGCGGCCCCCAGGCCATCACCTCCAACACCGTGCGCATGCAGTACATTGGGCGTTTGGTGGACGGCAAGCAGTTTGACACCTCCTGCCAGCCGGGCCGCACCCCCTTCGAGTTCACCCTGGGGGCCGGTCAGGTAATCCCGGGTTGGGACTCGGGCATTGTGGGGATGCGTGTGGGCGGTCAGCGCCGTCTGATTATCCCCGCCAACCTGGCCTATGGCGACCGCAGCCCCAGCCCGGACATTCCGCCCAACTCGGCCCTGATTTTTGACGTGGAGCTGCTGGAAATCAAGTAG